A segment of the Devriesea agamarum genome:
CGAGGCGGCCCAATACTGCGGCCTTAAAGTTTCCAGGACGGCTCGTGGGGACGGTGAAAACCGTGCGCCGTCTGCTGACCGACCGCCGAATCGATGCGGTGGTGGGTTTTGGCGGCTACGTGTGCCCACCGGCCTACATCGCTGCCCGGATCTGTGGCATCCCGGTGGTGCTGCACGAATCCAATGTCAGGCCGGGTTTGGCGAATCGGCTCGGCGCCAAGTCGGCCCGGCACGTGACAGTTGCATTCGACGGCACCCCGTTACCGGACGCCGTCACCATCGGGATGCCGATGCGTCGCGAGATCACGCAGTTAGGCGCCGGTGACACGGGCGAAGATCAAAGCACACGAGTGGCATTGCGCGCCCAGGCTTGCGCAGAGTTTGGCCTGGATCCGCAGCGGCCGGTGTTGCTGGTGACCGGCGGGTCGCTAGGTGCAAAAAGATTGAACGATGCGGTGGCTGAATCAGCTCGAAGGATCATCGATTCCGGCGTACAGATTCTCCATATCACCGGTCGGGGAAAGCTCGGTGCTACTGAGCGTCCCGGCTACCGTGCGGTGGAGTTCATCTCGCAGATGGAACGTGCCTATGCGGTCGCGGATCTTGCAATCACTAGGTCTGGCGCCGGCACTGTGAGCGAACTCGCAGCGGTTGGCCTGCCTGCGATTTTGGTCCCGTTGCCGATTGGTAACGGCGAGCAGGCGCTGAACGGTCGGCATCTGGTCGAGGCGGGAGGGGCACTGATGGTTCCCGATGCTGAGCTCACCGCGCAATGGCTGCTTGACCATGCGCTGGTGATCCTTCACGATCCCGCGCGACTTGAGACCATGAAGTCGGCCGTGGCGAAGGCATGTCCTCGGGATGCGGCGGAACGCCTTGCGGATCTTGTTCTTGAGGCTGCCCATAGCCACGCTGTGAGCGCGGGAGGAAAGTGATGAGTGAGTCTCGCCAGGGGATCGCCTCGACCGACGATACGTCGATTAACCTGCCATCCGATGTGCCCACTGTGCTGCGGCCAGGGCCCGTGATCACCCGCAGCACCTGGCCCGCCTTAGAGCTGGGTGGGGGACCGCAGTCGGTGCATATTGTGTGCATCGGTGGCGCGGGGATGTCGGCCATTGCCCGGCTCGCCGTGCAGGCGGGCCTGAAGGTTAGTGGATCGGATCCACTCGAGGGGCGCTTTATCGGCCTGCTGCGGGAGGCCGGGGCCGATATCGCGATCGGCTTTCACACCGACAATGTTCCCGATGACGTCGATATTTTGGCGGTTTCCTCCGCGGTGCGACCCGATAATCCCGAGGTCAAACGGGCTCATGACCTGGGTATTCCTGTTGTTCACCGGGCGGCGGCGCTGGCGGGTCTGCTTGCGGGACGCCGCACCTTGATCGTGGCGGGGACCCACGGG
Coding sequences within it:
- the murG gene encoding undecaprenyldiphospho-muramoylpentapeptide beta-N-acetylglucosaminyltransferase; translated protein: MTSKSAPVRILLAGGGTSGHVSPLLATADALRRRASEPELVVLGTAVGLEADLVPAAGLELVTVPKVPFPRRPNTAALKFPGRLVGTVKTVRRLLTDRRIDAVVGFGGYVCPPAYIAARICGIPVVLHESNVRPGLANRLGAKSARHVTVAFDGTPLPDAVTIGMPMRREITQLGAGDTGEDQSTRVALRAQACAEFGLDPQRPVLLVTGGSLGAKRLNDAVAESARRIIDSGVQILHITGRGKLGATERPGYRAVEFISQMERAYAVADLAITRSGAGTVSELAAVGLPAILVPLPIGNGEQALNGRHLVEAGGALMVPDAELTAQWLLDHALVILHDPARLETMKSAVAKACPRDAAERLADLVLEAAHSHAVSAGGK